The genomic segment GCGCCGAGGGGGTGCCGGTGGTCTGCCGCGCGGAGGACGCCTTCCTCCCCACCCGGGAGCTGCTGGAGCCGGTCGTCCGGGGGGCGCGGCTCCTGGCGCTCAACTCGCCGCTCAACCCCACCGGCACCGCCTTCACGGCGGAGGCGCTGGGCGACATCTGCGATCTGGTGCTGGAGGAGAACCGCCGCCGCGGGGCGGACGAGCGGCCGCTCTACGTGATGTACGACCAGGTGTACTGGATGCTCACCTTCCCGCCGGCCGCGCACGTGGACCCGGTCTCCCTCCGCCCGGAGATGGAGCCCTACACCGTGTTCGTGGACGGGATCTCCAAGGCCTTCGCCGCCACCGGGGTGCGCGTGGGGTGGACGGTCGCGCCGCCGGACGTGACGGCGCGCATGGCGAGCATCCTGGGGCACGTGGGCGCCTGGGCCCCCCGCGCCGAGCAGGTCGCGACCGCGCGCCTCCTCCGCGAGGACGCGGCCATCGACGGGTATCACGCCACCCTCACCGAAGGGGTGCGCGCGCGGCTGGACGCGCTGTACGCCGGGCTGCTCCGCCTGCGGGAGGCGGGCTTCCCCGTGGACGCCATCGTCCCCATGGGCGCCATCTACCTGAGCGCGCGCTTCGCCCTGCACGGCCACGCCGGCCCGGACGGCGCCGCGCTGCGCACCAACGACGACGTGCGGCGCTGGCTCCTGGAAGGGGCGGGGCTCGCCGTCGTCCCCTTCCAGGCGTTCGGGATGAAGGAGGACTCCGGCTGGTTCCGGCTCTCCGTCGGCGCCACCTCCGTCCCGGAGATCGAGGCGATGTTCGTCCGCCTCCGCCGGGCCCTGGAGGCGCTCCGGCGGGACGAGCCGTAGGCGCGGAGCGGCCTCACACCGGATCCGGGTAGACCGGAGAGGGTGATCGGGAGGCGGGGGGAGGCTCAGCAGGCGGTGCGTTTGTGTGAGCCCGCTCCGCACTCGCGTCTCGCCCGGATGACCGGGCGAGTTTCGCACCGCCGGAGGAGCTTCCCCCCGCCGACCACTCGCGACATATCCGGATTCGGTATCAGAGCACGATGTCCCCGGTGGGGTGGGGACCGGGCGGCGCGCCCTCCACCTGCTCGCGCGAGCGGCGGAGGGCGCGCTCCGTTGCGTCCCGGTCCACCGCGAGGTGGAGGACCACGCGGTCCGGGCCCTCCTCGCGCGCGACGGCCACCACGTCGCCCTCGCGCACCCCGTCCGGGAGGAGCCAGAGAGGGAGGTGGAGCACGCGCCCGCCCTCCTCCGCCACGGCGGCGACGCCCTCCTCGATGGAGTCCACGGTCCAGGTCCGGCGCGGGTTCGGCATGGCGAGCCTCCGGGTCGGGGTGGGGGTGCGTACGGCCCAAGCATAGCGGGTGCGGGCGCGCGGCGGCAGGGGCGGCTGCCCGTGTCTTGATCGTTCAATTCTGTCTTGTTATGATCTACCCAGGCGTTCGCCTCCCCTCTCCCGGAGCAGCCCCATGATGGATCGGATCGGCAGAATCCTTCCCGTCGTCGCCCTCGCGGTGGCCGCGGCGCTGGTGGTGGTCCTCTCGCTCAAGGTGCGCGACCAGAACGACCGCTACGCCCGCCTCTACCAGCGCGCGACGCAGCCGTACGCGGGGATGTTCGTCCCCACCTTCCAGGCCAGCACGCTGGACGGGGCGCCGGTGACGGTGGGCGAGTCGCCGGCCTCGGGACGGCAGGTGCTCTTCGTCTTCACCACCACCTGCCCGTACTGCATGACCACGCTCCCCGCGTGGCGGGAGATCACGGCGGCGCTCGACACCGTCCGCTCGGTGCCGGTGCAGGTGTACGGGATAGCCCTGGACTCGGTGGATGCGACCCGCCGCTACCTGGCCGAGAACCGGCTCTCCTTCCCGGTGGTCCGCTTCCCGGAGGACAAGCTCGCCTCCCTCTACCGCGCGCAGAGCGTGCCGCTCACGGTGGTGCTGGACGAGCGGGGGCGGGTGATCCACTCCCGGCTGGGGGAGATGAAGGAGCGCGCGGCCATCGACTCGGTGCTGGCGGCGGTGCACCGCCCGACGGAGCCGCGTCGGAAGGCCCCCGCGCCCGCCTCGACGGCCGGGCGCTGAGCCCGGACCCACCGGAGCGCTGCCGGGTATTCTCCCTGACGGAATCCCCCCGCCGGACGCTCCGGCGGGGGGATTCGCGCCGTCCGCAGCGTTTCCCGAGCGATCCCGACCGCATGCACCCGAT from the Longimicrobiaceae bacterium genome contains:
- a CDS encoding aminotransferase class I/II-fold pyridoxal phosphate-dependent enzyme, which encodes MASEAAGGARVSAMAGGLVGSEILRIAADVRAMVAEGVEVCNLTVGDFSPAEFRIPAFLEDAIGEALRTGETNYPPSEGIPALRAAVAAFNERRLGLRCPTECVLVTGGSRPGIYTTYRALVDPGDRVVYPVPSWNNNHYVHLVGAEGVPVVCRAEDAFLPTRELLEPVVRGARLLALNSPLNPTGTAFTAEALGDICDLVLEENRRRGADERPLYVMYDQVYWMLTFPPAAHVDPVSLRPEMEPYTVFVDGISKAFAATGVRVGWTVAPPDVTARMASILGHVGAWAPRAEQVATARLLREDAAIDGYHATLTEGVRARLDALYAGLLRLREAGFPVDAIVPMGAIYLSARFALHGHAGPDGAALRTNDDVRRWLLEGAGLAVVPFQAFGMKEDSGWFRLSVGATSVPEIEAMFVRLRRALEALRRDEP
- a CDS encoding DUF3006 domain-containing protein yields the protein MPNPRRTWTVDSIEEGVAAVAEEGGRVLHLPLWLLPDGVREGDVVAVAREEGPDRVVLHLAVDRDATERALRRSREQVEGAPPGPHPTGDIVL
- a CDS encoding TlpA disulfide reductase family protein encodes the protein MMDRIGRILPVVALAVAAALVVVLSLKVRDQNDRYARLYQRATQPYAGMFVPTFQASTLDGAPVTVGESPASGRQVLFVFTTTCPYCMTTLPAWREITAALDTVRSVPVQVYGIALDSVDATRRYLAENRLSFPVVRFPEDKLASLYRAQSVPLTVVLDERGRVIHSRLGEMKERAAIDSVLAAVHRPTEPRRKAPAPASTAGR